The Microcoleus sp. FACHB-68 genome includes a region encoding these proteins:
- a CDS encoding DUF4347 domain-containing protein codes for MNTETNLGQSQIIIVDPTVKNYQQLLAGINAGTQVVILDDTQDGVEQISEIIAGTSNLSAVHIISHGSPGSLKLGATQLNGENLESYSHLLQQWQSNLGETADILLYGCDVAADPSFIARLSEITGADIAASDNKTGSSAVGGDWDLEIATGSIETATPLSAEAMDAYEYVLADFAVTVANDDGTGNTVGTLSWAILQANNTAGDDTILLNTNVITANPQIAIDSNINIIGNNNIVSGDANNNGINDFGDVRPFFVRSGVVSFSNLSVTGGRAQGGDGGGGAAGMGGGLFIYGGTVTLSSVSFSNNSAVGGFGGKGGTGGFFGSFSSGGGGFGGFGGTGSFGSNGTGNTGGTGGTGGFFGGTGGTGGTGGSYGGTGGTGGTGGTGGTGGLFAGGGGGGNGGNADIAGTGGTGGTGGNGGFGGGGGFGGGGGIAGNGGVFSGGGNGGNGGNGGYGGGGGGFGGSDFGSFGDFGGYGGFGGGAGGFYGGGGAGFGGAIFIRTGTLNLNVTTFTDNSAIGGGSFAPAPGQGKGGAIFAMQSLSNSNGNNQGMPSSLPTVNAVGSLPNFSGNNAANNANPNPTTSGVAADNEDVYGVINVQLLPTASISAGTPATEAGTPGIFTVTLSSAASSATTLNYTVAGSATNGTDYTALTGTVTIAAGQTSATIDVSAINDTSVEFNENINLTLAAGTGYSIAASPNNSATLTIEDNDIGYGIFSVGGDEGLFILPEGNTGATNAPYRIFRNGRTDVASSVDLNFGGTATNGSDYNNIIVTGTGITLTGNTINFAAGATEATLTLDVLGDVVDEDNENLQISLTPSTTPAGFQAATDFNYLTSATTTITDDDTAGFTITNADVILNTSEAGGTATFTVALNTQPTADVTIAFSSSNSAEGTVTPLITFNSSNWNTPQTVTLTGVDDNVVDGNIAYQITGTVSSTDAKYSALTFPLVSASNSDNDIAGVTITQSDGITSSAEGGATDTYQIALNTIPTGSVDITATADTQTEISLDGTTFSNSLTFSRTDTSAQTITVRAINDSVVENNHAGTITHTISSSAATEYPTTLVINPVTVNITDANQPPTVTNISKPGSEDTAITFTAADFTGAFTDANSNSLTRIQIASLPSSGSLTLNGVAVAAGDEIEAANLGNLSFTPNPNFNGNVSFDWNGFDGTAYAATNATVNLNITPVNDAPIVTNIAKVAQEDTTISFTSADFTGTFSDVDANSLTKIQITTLPANGTLSLNGVAVTANQEIEFAALGNLSFTPTANFTGSTSFNWNGFDGTTYAVAGATVNLTLNPINDLPALSNISLSGDEDSAITFTAANFTSAFTDADGDTLTKIKITALPGNGNLTLNGVSVATNQEIAVAEIAGLTFTPNPNFNGTFSLGWNGFDGTSYSATNAQINLTVNPINDLPVVSTISKTGSAGIAIAFASADFQSAFGDLDNNPLNKIQITSLPGNGSLTLNGVAVTPNQEIEAAALASLAFTPNAGFSGVITFGWNGFDGTAYAAAGANVSLAVDVINTAPTLGNIAKVGNENADIAFTAADFTSQFIDADNNPLTLVKITSLPTNGTLKLSGASVTANQEIEAAVLGNLVFSPNANFDGTTNFTWNAFDGIAYAAAAASVNLTVNNVNNLPIVSTVVKQGDEDTNIVFDATDFTGAFGDLDGENLAKIQLTSLPQNGTLSLAGAVVTVNQEIAVAELNNLTFTPTANFNGAVTFNWNASDGTAYAATGSTVSLTVKPVNDPPTLSAAISDQSAVQNTAFNFTVAENTFTDVDGDTLTYSASLENGEPLPSWLSFNPTTRAFSGTPNPDDLGALNVKVTASDGVATASDVLTLTVNATPNTAPVVATPISDRTATAGTVFTYTFPENTFVDADGDALTYALTLADGSPLPAWLSFDLQTRTISGTPPEGTAATFDVLVTVKDAEGASAGDSFNLAVSVPTPTPTPEPTPTPTPEPTPTPTPNPIRFPIPAPTPNPTPAPTPTSTDTSCLCDIFPTPSLVAATIIPNLVESNFNGENGVDSFVGNSAAEAFSGEGGNDIIVAMDSNDNVYGGDGDDLLFGNIGADFIDAGVGNDIAFGGQDADGILGGDGDDIVLGDIGNDTILGGAGNDLLFGNIGDDFIDGEAGNDTIFGGKDNDALLGNAGDDVVLGDIGNDTIVGGAGNDLLFGNVGADFIDGGDGNDTIFGGKDHDILKGSLGNDILLGDIGNDTLCGGEGNDSVFGNAGDDIMDGCEGDDTLYGGKDNDTLVGNVGNDLLNGELGNDSLYGNQGSDTLDGGDGNDTLYGGKDNDVLTGGNGDDVLIGDLGNDILTGGAGSDIFFLKVGAGSDTITDFMDGEDFLSLSAGLTFANLTITSGNNAALISAGDELLASLTGVQAGLITVNDFAQV; via the coding sequence ATGAACACCGAAACTAACCTGGGACAGTCGCAAATTATTATTGTCGATCCAACCGTTAAAAATTATCAACAACTGCTCGCCGGCATTAACGCAGGTACACAAGTTGTTATTCTTGATGACACCCAAGATGGGGTCGAGCAAATTAGCGAAATTATCGCCGGCACCTCCAATCTAAGCGCGGTTCATATTATTTCACACGGCAGTCCGGGCAGTTTAAAGCTCGGAGCAACCCAACTCAACGGTGAAAACTTAGAAAGCTATTCCCATTTATTGCAACAGTGGCAATCGAATTTGGGTGAAACTGCCGATATTTTATTGTATGGGTGCGATGTCGCGGCAGATCCTTCTTTTATTGCACGACTGAGCGAAATCACCGGGGCAGATATTGCTGCTTCTGATAACAAAACCGGCAGTAGTGCAGTTGGCGGAGATTGGGATTTAGAAATCGCAACTGGCAGCATTGAAACGGCAACTCCCCTCTCTGCCGAAGCGATGGACGCTTACGAGTATGTCCTGGCAGACTTTGCGGTTACAGTTGCCAATGACGACGGAACCGGCAACACCGTCGGCACCTTAAGCTGGGCAATTTTGCAAGCGAATAACACGGCAGGGGATGACACCATCCTTTTGAACACCAATGTCATCACAGCCAACCCGCAAATCGCAATTGACAGCAATATCAACATTATTGGCAATAATAATATCGTCAGTGGGGATGCCAATAATAACGGGATTAATGATTTTGGTGATGTCCGTCCCTTCTTTGTGAGGTCGGGGGTTGTCAGCTTCTCCAATTTAAGTGTTACGGGTGGCCGAGCGCAAGGTGGAGATGGCGGTGGTGGTGCTGCCGGTATGGGGGGCGGACTATTTATTTATGGCGGAACGGTAACGCTCAGTAGTGTCAGCTTCTCCAACAACTCTGCAGTCGGCGGCTTTGGCGGCAAAGGTGGCACTGGCGGATTTTTCGGCAGCTTTAGCAGCGGCGGCGGCGGCTTTGGCGGCTTTGGCGGCACTGGCAGCTTTGGCAGTAATGGCACTGGCAACACTGGTGGCACTGGCGGCACTGGCGGATTTTTCGGCGGCACTGGCGGCACTGGCGGCACTGGCGGCAGCTATGGTGGCACTGGCGGCACTGGCGGCACTGGCGGCACTGGCGGCACTGGCGGCTTGTTTGCTGGCGGTGGCGGCGGCGGCAATGGCGGCAATGCCGACATTGCCGGCACTGGCGGCACTGGCGGCACTGGCGGCAATGGCGGCTTTGGCGGCGGCGGCGGCTTTGGCGGCGGCGGCGGCATTGCTGGCAATGGCGGCGTCTTTAGCGGCGGCGGCAATGGCGGCAATGGCGGCAATGGCGGTTATGGGGGCGGCGGCGGCGGCTTTGGCGGCAGCGACTTTGGCAGCTTTGGCGACTTTGGCGGTTATGGCGGCTTTGGCGGCGGCGCTGGCGGCTTTTACGGCGGCGGGGGTGCCGGCTTTGGGGGAGCGATATTTATTCGCACCGGCACGTTAAACCTCAACGTTACTACCTTCACCGACAACAGTGCCATAGGCGGCGGTAGCTTCGCCCCAGCCCCTGGCCAAGGTAAAGGCGGGGCCATTTTTGCGATGCAATCCCTTTCCAACAGCAACGGCAACAACCAGGGAATGCCCTCTAGCCTCCCCACCGTCAATGCTGTCGGCAGCCTGCCCAACTTCAGCGGCAACAACGCTGCCAACAACGCCAACCCCAACCCCACGACTTCTGGCGTTGCGGCAGATAACGAGGACGTTTATGGGGTGATTAATGTACAGCTTTTACCCACCGCCAGCATCAGCGCCGGCACTCCTGCAACAGAAGCCGGCACCCCCGGCATCTTTACCGTCACCCTCAGCAGTGCGGCATCGAGCGCCACTACCCTTAATTACACTGTTGCCGGCAGTGCAACCAACGGCACAGACTACACCGCTTTAACCGGAACTGTGACGATAGCTGCCGGTCAAACTTCTGCCACAATTGATGTCAGTGCCATTAACGACACCTCAGTTGAGTTCAACGAAAACATCAACCTCACCCTTGCTGCCGGCACCGGCTACAGCATCGCCGCCTCCCCGAATAACAGTGCCACGCTAACCATTGAAGATAACGATATCGGGTATGGCATCTTTTCTGTTGGCGGCGATGAAGGTTTATTCATCCTCCCAGAAGGCAACACCGGCGCAACCAACGCGCCCTACAGGATCTTTCGTAATGGACGCACTGATGTCGCCAGCAGCGTAGATCTGAACTTTGGGGGAACTGCCACCAACGGCAGCGACTACAACAACATCATTGTCACCGGCACCGGCATTACCTTAACCGGAAATACCATTAATTTTGCTGCCGGTGCAACAGAAGCAACCCTCACCCTCGACGTTTTAGGTGATGTTGTCGATGAAGATAACGAAAATCTCCAAATTTCCCTCACTCCCAGCACCACCCCTGCCGGTTTTCAAGCAGCAACCGATTTCAACTACTTGACTTCTGCCACGACAACCATCACAGATGATGACACAGCCGGCTTCACCATCACGAATGCCGATGTCATTCTCAACACCAGCGAAGCCGGGGGAACCGCAACCTTTACCGTTGCACTCAATACGCAACCCACTGCTGATGTCACCATTGCCTTCAGCAGTAGCAACAGTGCAGAAGGCACAGTTACTCCACTAATAACATTCAATTCCAGCAATTGGAACACCCCCCAAACCGTTACCCTCACCGGCGTTGATGATAATGTTGTCGATGGCAATATCGCCTATCAAATCACCGGCACCGTTTCCAGCACCGATGCCAAATACAGCGCATTAACCTTCCCATTAGTTTCAGCCAGCAACAGCGACAACGACATTGCCGGCGTCACAATTACCCAATCAGATGGCATCACCTCATCTGCCGAAGGTGGCGCAACAGACACTTACCAAATTGCCCTAAATACAATTCCCACCGGCAGCGTTGATATTACCGCCACCGCCGACACCCAAACCGAAATCAGCCTTGATGGCACCACATTTTCTAACAGCTTAACCTTCTCGCGTACCGACACCAGCGCTCAAACAATTACCGTGCGAGCCATCAATGATAGTGTCGTAGAAAATAACCATGCCGGCACCATCACCCACACTATCAGTAGCAGTGCCGCTACTGAATATCCCACCACACTCGTCATTAATCCCGTCACCGTCAATATCACCGACGCCAACCAACCCCCCACCGTTACTAATATCAGCAAACCCGGCAGTGAAGATACCGCAATTACCTTTACAGCGGCTGATTTCACCGGCGCATTTACGGATGCAAATAGCAACAGCTTAACCCGAATTCAAATTGCCTCCTTACCCAGCAGCGGCAGCCTGACATTAAATGGAGTTGCTGTCGCCGCAGGAGATGAAATTGAAGCTGCCAATCTCGGCAACCTTTCCTTCACTCCCAACCCCAACTTTAACGGCAATGTCAGCTTTGACTGGAATGGATTTGACGGCACCGCTTACGCAGCTACCAACGCCACAGTCAACCTCAATATCACACCCGTTAATGACGCACCCATCGTCACCAATATTGCCAAAGTCGCACAAGAAGACACAACCATTTCTTTCACCTCGGCTGACTTCACCGGCACCTTTAGTGATGTTGACGCCAACAGTCTCACCAAAATCCAAATTACCACCTTGCCGGCTAACGGCACCCTCAGCTTAAATGGCGTTGCCGTCACAGCCAATCAAGAAATTGAGTTTGCGGCTTTAGGCAATCTATCTTTCACCCCAACGGCTAATTTCACCGGCAGCACCAGTTTTAATTGGAATGGCTTTGATGGCACTACTTATGCAGTTGCCGGTGCAACCGTTAACCTGACACTCAATCCCATCAATGATCTGCCGGCACTCAGTAATATCAGCCTATCAGGCGATGAAGACAGTGCCATTACCTTCACAGCCGCTAACTTCACCAGCGCCTTTACGGATGCTGACGGCGACACCCTCACAAAAATCAAAATTACCGCACTGCCGGGTAATGGAAACCTCACCTTAAACGGAGTTTCTGTTGCAACCAATCAAGAAATCGCCGTTGCAGAAATAGCCGGTTTAACCTTCACTCCCAATCCCAATTTTAACGGCACCTTCAGCTTGGGTTGGAATGGCTTTGACGGCACAAGTTATTCCGCAACGAATGCACAAATCAACTTAACCGTTAACCCAATAAATGATTTGCCGGTTGTCAGTACAATTAGCAAAACCGGAAGTGCCGGCATCGCAATTGCCTTTGCTTCCGCTGACTTCCAAAGTGCCTTTGGAGATTTAGATAATAATCCGCTCAACAAGATTCAAATAACCTCACTTCCCGGTAATGGAAGTCTGACATTAAACGGAGTAGCGGTTACACCCAATCAAGAAATTGAAGCGGCGGCTTTAGCAAGCCTTGCCTTTACACCAAATGCTGGTTTCTCTGGAGTCATTACCTTTGGTTGGAATGGCTTTGATGGCACCGCTTATGCGGCTGCCGGCGCGAATGTTAGCTTAGCGGTTGATGTAATTAACACCGCGCCAACTTTAGGGAATATTGCTAAAGTCGGGAATGAAAATGCTGACATTGCCTTTACTGCCGCTGACTTTACCAGCCAGTTTATCGATGCGGATAATAATCCGCTAACTCTCGTTAAAATTACCTCGCTTCCTACTAACGGAACCCTCAAACTCAGCGGTGCCTCTGTCACAGCGAATCAAGAAATTGAAGCAGCAGTTTTAGGCAATCTTGTTTTTTCCCCCAATGCCAATTTTGATGGCACAACCAACTTTACTTGGAATGCGTTTGATGGCATTGCCTACGCAGCGGCTGCTGCAAGTGTTAACCTCACCGTCAATAATGTTAATAACCTGCCGATTGTCAGTACGGTGGTTAAACAAGGCGATGAAGATACAAACATTGTATTTGATGCAACTGACTTTACGGGTGCCTTTGGAGATTTAGATGGTGAGAATTTAGCGAAGATTCAGCTCACCTCGCTACCTCAAAATGGCACGCTAAGTTTAGCCGGCGCTGTAGTAACGGTTAATCAAGAAATTGCGGTTGCTGAACTCAACAATCTCACCTTTACACCGACAGCTAATTTTAATGGAGCGGTTACTTTTAACTGGAATGCTTCAGATGGCACGGCGTATGCGGCAACAGGTAGCACAGTAAGTTTAACGGTTAAGCCTGTTAATGATCCGCCGACGTTATCGGCAGCAATTAGTGATCAAAGTGCGGTGCAAAATACCGCCTTTAATTTCACGGTTGCCGAGAATACGTTCACGGATGTTGATGGCGACACCCTCACTTACAGCGCCAGTTTAGAAAATGGCGAACCTTTACCAAGTTGGTTAAGCTTTAACCCGACAACCCGCGCATTTTCAGGAACGCCAAACCCAGATGATTTAGGCGCACTTAATGTAAAAGTGACGGCATCCGATGGCGTGGCAACTGCCAGTGATGTGTTGACTTTAACGGTTAATGCGACTCCGAATACTGCGCCGGTAGTGGCAACACCCATTTCAGATCGTACGGCAACGGCGGGAACAGTCTTTACTTATACATTCCCAGAAAATACGTTTGTTGATGCGGATGGGGATGCGCTGACTTATGCGTTGACGCTGGCGGATGGTAGTCCCTTGCCGGCATGGTTGAGTTTCGATTTGCAAACACGCACGATTTCAGGGACACCTCCAGAAGGGACGGCGGCAACGTTTGATGTTTTGGTGACGGTTAAGGATGCGGAGGGTGCTTCTGCCGGTGATAGCTTTAATTTGGCGGTGAGTGTACCAACACCGACTCCGACACCTGAACCCACTCCGACTCCGACACCTGAACCCACGCCGACTCCCACTCCTAACCCAATACGCTTCCCAATACCGGCACCAACTCCCAACCCAACACCGGCACCCACCCCAACGTCTACCGATACCAGTTGCCTCTGCGATATTTTCCCCACGCCTAGTTTAGTTGCTGCCACAATTATTCCGAATCTTGTTGAAAGCAATTTTAATGGGGAAAATGGTGTAGATTCTTTTGTCGGAAATTCTGCCGCAGAAGCGTTTTCTGGTGAAGGCGGTAATGACATTATTGTTGCAATGGATAGCAATGATAATGTTTATGGCGGTGATGGCGATGACTTGCTGTTTGGCAATATTGGTGCTGATTTTATCGATGCCGGTGTTGGCAATGATATCGCTTTTGGCGGTCAAGATGCGGATGGCATATTAGGTGGCGATGGTGATGATATTGTCTTAGGCGATATCGGCAATGATACTATCCTTGGCGGTGCCGGCAATGATTTATTATTCGGCAATATTGGCGATGATTTCATTGATGGCGAAGCCGGGAATGATACGATTTTTGGCGGCAAAGATAATGATGCTTTGTTGGGGAATGCCGGCGATGATGTTGTCTTAGGTGATATCGGGAACGATACGATTGTTGGGGGTGCCGGCAATGATCTGCTATTTGGTAATGTTGGCGCTGATTTTATCGATGGCGGCGACGGTAACGATACGATTTTTGGCGGCAAGGATCATGACATCCTCAAAGGAAGCTTAGGGAATGATATTCTCCTCGGTGATATTGGCAATGACACTCTTTGCGGTGGTGAAGGCAATGATAGTGTCTTTGGTAATGCCGGCGATGACATTATGGATGGGTGTGAGGGTGATGATACTCTCTACGGGGGTAAGGATAATGACACTTTAGTTGGCAATGTCGGCAATGATTTGCTCAATGGTGAATTGGGTAATGATTCGCTTTACGGAAATCAAGGTAGTGACACTCTTGATGGTGGGGATGGCAATGACACACTTTATGGCGGCAAGGATAATGATGTACTGACTGGCGGTAATGGGGATGATGTACTGATTGGGGATTTGGGTAATGATATCCTGACTGGCGGTGCCGGCAGTGATATTTTCTTCTTGAAAGTTGGTGCCGGCAGCGATACGATTACCGATTTTATGGATGGTGAAGATTTCCTGAGTTTAAGTGCCGGTTTAACCTTCGCAAATCTCACGATTACTTCGGGTAATAACGCTGCTTTGATTAGTGCCGGTGATGAACTTCTTGCTTCTTTAACTGGAGTGCAAGCCGGCTTGATCACTGTCAATGATTTTGCCCAAGTGTAG